The following coding sequences lie in one Microbacterium sp. XT11 genomic window:
- a CDS encoding thiolase family protein encodes MAEISDVYFVDGVRTPFGRAGEKGMYWNTRADDLAVKATIGLMERNAAVPADRIDDVAIAATSQTGDQGLTLGRSVAILAGLPQTVPGLAIDRMCAGAMTAVTTMAGSIGVGMYDFALAGGVEHMGHHPIGGNADPNPRFVAEKMVDPGALNMGVTAERIFDRFPHLTKERSDRFGMLSQHKVQAAYDAGKIQPDLVPVAIKDADGAWGLATEDEGRRPQTTMEDLAGLKTPFRPHGRVTAGTSSPLTDGATMSLLAGGGAVKEFGLAPKMRMVSFAFAGVQPEIMGIGPIPSTEKALKKAGLDISDIGLFELNEAFAVQVISLLDHFGIADDDPRVNPWGGAIALGHPLAASGVRLMIQLAAQFAERPDVRYGLTAMCVGLGQGGSVIWENPHYDGKKKK; translated from the coding sequence GTGGCCGAGATCTCGGACGTCTACTTCGTCGATGGAGTGCGCACCCCCTTCGGGCGCGCCGGCGAAAAGGGCATGTACTGGAACACCCGCGCTGATGACCTCGCCGTGAAGGCGACCATCGGCCTGATGGAGCGCAACGCGGCCGTCCCGGCCGACCGGATCGACGACGTGGCGATCGCCGCGACGAGCCAGACCGGAGACCAGGGGCTCACGCTCGGGCGCTCCGTCGCGATCCTCGCCGGACTGCCCCAGACGGTGCCGGGGCTCGCGATCGACCGCATGTGCGCGGGCGCCATGACGGCCGTCACCACGATGGCGGGCTCGATCGGCGTCGGCATGTACGACTTCGCTCTCGCGGGCGGGGTCGAGCACATGGGCCACCACCCCATCGGCGGCAACGCCGACCCGAACCCGCGCTTCGTGGCGGAGAAGATGGTCGACCCGGGCGCGCTCAACATGGGTGTCACGGCCGAGCGCATCTTCGACCGCTTCCCGCACCTGACCAAGGAGCGCTCCGACCGCTTCGGGATGCTGAGCCAGCACAAGGTGCAGGCGGCCTACGACGCCGGCAAGATCCAGCCCGACCTCGTGCCTGTCGCGATCAAGGACGCCGACGGTGCGTGGGGCCTCGCCACGGAGGATGAGGGCCGCCGCCCGCAGACCACTATGGAGGACCTCGCCGGCCTCAAGACCCCGTTCCGCCCGCACGGACGCGTCACCGCGGGCACCTCTTCCCCTCTCACCGACGGCGCCACCATGTCGCTGCTCGCCGGCGGCGGCGCGGTCAAGGAGTTCGGGCTTGCGCCGAAGATGCGCATGGTGTCGTTCGCATTCGCCGGCGTGCAGCCGGAGATCATGGGCATCGGACCGATCCCGTCGACCGAGAAGGCGCTGAAGAAGGCCGGTCTCGATATCTCGGACATCGGCCTGTTCGAGCTGAACGAGGCGTTCGCCGTCCAGGTCATCTCCCTGCTCGACCACTTCGGGATCGCCGACGACGACCCCCGTGTGAACCCGTGGGGCGGGGCGATCGCGCTCGGTCACCCGCTCGCCGCGTCGGGCGTGCGACTCATGATCCAGCTCGCCGCGCAGTTCGCGGAGCGCCCGGATGTCCGTTACGGTCTGACCGCCATGTGCGTCGGTCTCGGCCAGGGCGGATCGGTCATCTGGGAGAACCCCCACTACGACGGAAAGAAGAAGAAGTGA
- a CDS encoding 3-hydroxyacyl-CoA dehydrogenase NAD-binding domain-containing protein — protein MSYEDVDFSPIQALTDGEVVTHSPVRDIRLPSGKVLALITLDNGRDHTRPNTLGPATLTELGETLTALKARAAAGEIQAVGITGKQYILAAGADLSDISKVGSRDNARLIAQLGHKVLGMLGELGVPSFAFVNGLALGGGLEIALNSTYRTVDASAAAVALPEVFLGIIPGWGGAYLLPNLIGIENALEVVISNPLKQNRMLKPQQAYELGIFDAIFPAANYLENSLAWADAVLSGKKVERKNEPGKIERLTKWPIAIKMARGMLESKIGTVPRSPYVALDLLDKAKSGTKAEGFAREDEALAELVTGDQFAASMYAFDLVQKRAKRPVGAPDKALAKKVTKVGIIGAGLMASQFALLFVRKLQVPVLITDLDQARVDKGVAYIHEEIGKLEAKGRLDGDTANKLRSLVTGTTDKSLYADCDFVIEAVFEEVGVKQQVFGEIEKIVADDAILATNTSSLSVEEIGSKLEHPERLVGFHFFNPVAVMPLIEVVKTPTTTDAALSTAFVVAKGLGKNAVLTADAPGFVVNRLLAKVMGEAARAVYEGTPVADVEKAFAPLGLPMGPFQLIDLVGWKVAAHVQDTMVHAFPDRFYANENFHALAELDAVVEKDKGGRVTGWTKQAEKVTKPAVGSTPASAETILRRVQDGLATEIKLMLDEGVVPEVEDIDLCLILGAGWPFIDGGASPYLDREGASERAFGGTFHTPPIRGIERR, from the coding sequence GTGAGCTACGAGGACGTCGACTTCTCCCCCATCCAGGCCCTGACCGACGGCGAGGTCGTCACGCACTCCCCTGTGCGCGACATCCGCCTCCCCTCGGGCAAGGTGTTGGCGCTGATCACACTCGACAACGGCCGCGACCACACCCGGCCGAACACGCTCGGGCCAGCCACGCTCACCGAGCTCGGCGAGACCCTGACCGCGCTCAAGGCGCGTGCTGCGGCCGGCGAGATCCAGGCGGTCGGCATCACCGGTAAGCAGTACATCCTGGCAGCGGGCGCCGACCTCTCCGACATCTCGAAGGTGGGATCGCGCGACAACGCCCGTCTCATCGCCCAGCTCGGGCACAAGGTTCTCGGCATGCTCGGCGAACTGGGCGTTCCGTCGTTCGCCTTCGTCAACGGCCTCGCGCTCGGCGGCGGACTCGAGATCGCGCTCAACTCGACGTATCGCACGGTCGACGCCTCCGCCGCGGCCGTCGCACTGCCGGAGGTGTTCCTCGGGATCATCCCCGGCTGGGGCGGTGCATACCTCCTGCCGAACCTCATCGGCATCGAGAACGCTCTCGAGGTCGTCATCTCGAACCCGCTCAAGCAGAACCGGATGCTCAAGCCGCAGCAGGCGTACGAACTCGGCATCTTCGACGCGATCTTCCCTGCGGCGAACTATCTCGAGAACTCGCTCGCATGGGCCGATGCGGTGCTCTCGGGCAAGAAGGTGGAGCGCAAGAACGAGCCGGGGAAGATCGAGCGGCTCACCAAGTGGCCGATCGCGATCAAGATGGCACGAGGGATGCTCGAGTCGAAGATCGGCACCGTTCCCCGATCGCCGTATGTGGCGCTCGACCTGCTCGACAAGGCCAAGAGCGGCACGAAGGCCGAGGGCTTCGCCCGCGAGGACGAAGCCCTTGCCGAACTCGTCACGGGCGACCAGTTCGCCGCGTCGATGTACGCGTTCGACCTGGTGCAGAAGCGCGCGAAGCGACCCGTCGGCGCTCCCGACAAGGCGCTCGCGAAGAAGGTGACGAAGGTCGGCATCATCGGCGCCGGCCTCATGGCCAGCCAGTTCGCGCTGCTCTTCGTCCGCAAGCTCCAGGTGCCGGTGCTCATCACCGATCTCGACCAGGCACGTGTCGACAAGGGCGTCGCCTACATCCACGAGGAGATCGGCAAGCTGGAGGCGAAGGGACGGCTCGACGGAGACACCGCCAACAAGCTGCGCTCGCTCGTCACCGGCACGACCGACAAGAGCCTCTACGCCGACTGCGACTTCGTCATCGAGGCGGTGTTCGAGGAGGTCGGTGTCAAGCAGCAGGTGTTCGGCGAGATCGAGAAGATCGTCGCCGACGACGCGATCCTTGCGACCAACACCTCGTCGCTGTCCGTCGAAGAGATCGGTTCGAAGCTCGAGCACCCCGAGCGGCTCGTGGGCTTCCACTTCTTCAACCCGGTGGCAGTGATGCCGCTCATCGAGGTCGTCAAGACGCCGACGACGACGGATGCCGCCCTCTCGACCGCGTTCGTCGTGGCGAAGGGACTCGGCAAGAACGCCGTGCTCACGGCCGACGCGCCCGGCTTCGTGGTCAACCGGCTGCTCGCGAAGGTCATGGGCGAGGCGGCACGCGCCGTCTACGAGGGCACTCCGGTGGCCGACGTCGAGAAGGCGTTCGCTCCGCTGGGCCTGCCGATGGGACCGTTCCAGCTGATCGACCTGGTCGGCTGGAAGGTCGCCGCGCACGTGCAGGACACCATGGTGCACGCCTTCCCCGACCGGTTCTACGCGAACGAGAACTTCCACGCTCTGGCGGAGCTGGACGCGGTCGTCGAGAAGGACAAGGGCGGCAGGGTGACCGGCTGGACCAAGCAAGCCGAGAAGGTCACCAAGCCGGCCGTGGGCAGCACTCCGGCATCCGCGGAGACCATCCTCCGACGTGTGCAGGACGGCCTGGCCACCGAGATCAAGCTCATGCTCGACGAGGGTGTGGTCCCCGAGGTCGAGGACATCGACCTGTGCCTCATCCTCGGCGCAGGATGGCCGTTCATCGACGGCGGGGCATCGCCCTATCTCGACCGCGAGGGCGCATCGGAGCGCGCCTTCGGCGGAACGTTCCACACGCCGCCGATCCGCGGGATCGAGCGACGCTGA
- a CDS encoding SPFH domain-containing protein produces the protein MDMLFSMLGGKGMSSLFKTGTAILTMLLVVPALLKLFVVTVDEGWAAIRTRNGKPIIRNRPPRRPAHRRGAVGEVVVLDPGSHGAFPLFYWYKLIDVRCRATDLPAREMSGANGHQHRVHASFEWRPIPTGRDLRVFELDVVNVKERASNIVGAALRDVIRGLDGAELPHNDEINTRVIAASADEVRRSCGVELIRVMVTGDALTDGYLLSTALRDADREAQVVSALHALN, from the coding sequence ATGGACATGCTCTTCTCGATGCTCGGCGGCAAGGGGATGTCGAGCCTCTTCAAGACCGGTACCGCGATCCTCACGATGCTCTTGGTGGTTCCCGCGCTTCTGAAGCTGTTCGTGGTCACCGTCGACGAAGGCTGGGCGGCCATCCGCACACGCAACGGCAAGCCCATCATCCGCAACCGGCCCCCGCGTCGTCCTGCGCACCGCCGCGGCGCAGTGGGCGAGGTCGTCGTGCTCGACCCCGGCTCGCACGGGGCCTTCCCGCTGTTCTACTGGTACAAGCTCATCGACGTGCGCTGTCGCGCCACCGACCTTCCCGCGCGGGAGATGAGCGGGGCGAACGGGCATCAGCATCGCGTCCATGCGTCCTTCGAGTGGCGACCCATCCCCACTGGCCGTGATCTGCGCGTGTTCGAACTCGACGTCGTCAACGTCAAAGAGCGGGCCTCGAACATCGTGGGCGCCGCGCTTCGCGACGTGATCCGCGGTCTGGACGGCGCGGAACTCCCCCACAACGACGAGATCAACACACGAGTGATCGCAGCCAGCGCCGACGAAGTACGGCGGTCGTGCGGGGTGGAACTGATCCGCGTGATGGTCACCGGAGACGCGCTCACCGACGGCTACCTGCTGTCTACGGCACTGCGCGACGCCGACCGCGAAGCGCAGGTCGTCTCCGCCTTGCACGCCCTCAACTGA
- the dxs gene encoding 1-deoxy-D-xylulose-5-phosphate synthase produces the protein MPVLPSISGPRDLDGLSEEQLVELAAEVRQFLIENVSRTGGHLGPNLGVVELTIALHRVFSSPDDPIIFDTGHQSYVHKLLTGRQDFSALRARGGLAGYPQRSESPHDVVESSHASSSLSWADGVSRALTATGRADRHVVAVVGDGALTGGMTWEALNNISDDNDRNLVIVVNDNGRSYAPTIGGMSRYLNRVRTAAAYKDLHRKSDRLFRAFGPVGRALFRGVRGGTHGFLSRFTNNDALYSNLDIKYLGPVDGHDLPALIETLQLAKSYGAPVIVHAITEKGRGFQPARDDEADQFHAVGKIDPTTGETLSSGGQGWTDVFSDALVEVGQRRSDVIAMTAAMLRPTGLAPFAERFPDRVYDVGIAEQHAVASAAGLAFGGLHPVVAVYATFMGRAFDQVLMDVALHRAGVTFVLDRAGVTGPDGPSHHGMWDLAMLQIVPHIRIAAPRDGIRLKEALDEAVEVDDAPTVIRFPKGEVAPELPAIERLEDGVDVLARADAEDVLLVGIGPFAALAMDVAGRLRAQGIGATVIDPRWAIPVQPSVVELAARHRLVITLEDGIRVGGIGTRVRQVLREAGIDTAVDELGLPDEFIDHASREQVLADAGLTASKIAQDVVAQVLGTRIPVARNAGETGAIDLPLHQRR, from the coding sequence ATGCCCGTTCTTCCGAGCATCTCAGGACCCCGCGATCTGGACGGACTGTCCGAAGAGCAACTGGTCGAGCTGGCCGCAGAGGTGCGGCAGTTCCTGATCGAGAACGTGTCGCGCACCGGCGGGCATCTCGGACCCAACCTCGGCGTGGTGGAGCTCACCATCGCGCTGCACCGGGTGTTCTCGTCTCCTGATGACCCGATCATCTTCGACACCGGACATCAGTCGTACGTGCACAAGCTGCTCACGGGGCGTCAGGACTTCTCGGCGCTGCGGGCGCGCGGCGGACTCGCAGGCTACCCGCAGCGCAGCGAGAGCCCGCACGACGTCGTCGAGTCCTCCCACGCGTCGAGCTCGCTCAGCTGGGCCGACGGCGTCTCGCGCGCGCTGACCGCCACAGGAAGGGCGGATCGCCACGTGGTGGCTGTCGTGGGAGACGGCGCGCTGACCGGCGGCATGACGTGGGAGGCTCTCAACAACATCTCCGACGACAACGATCGCAATCTCGTGATCGTGGTGAACGACAACGGGCGCTCCTACGCGCCGACGATCGGCGGGATGTCCCGCTACCTGAACCGCGTCCGCACCGCGGCCGCATACAAGGATCTGCACCGCAAGTCCGACCGGCTGTTCCGCGCGTTCGGACCGGTCGGGCGGGCGCTGTTCCGCGGAGTGCGCGGCGGAACGCACGGCTTCCTGTCTCGCTTCACCAACAACGACGCTCTCTACTCGAACCTCGACATCAAGTACCTCGGCCCCGTCGACGGTCACGACCTCCCCGCGCTCATCGAGACGCTGCAGCTCGCGAAGTCCTACGGTGCACCAGTGATCGTGCACGCGATCACCGAGAAGGGCCGGGGATTCCAGCCCGCGCGCGACGACGAAGCCGATCAGTTCCACGCCGTGGGCAAGATCGATCCCACGACGGGGGAGACGCTGTCCTCGGGGGGGCAGGGGTGGACGGATGTCTTCTCCGACGCGCTCGTTGAGGTCGGTCAGCGGCGCTCCGATGTGATCGCGATGACGGCGGCGATGCTCAGGCCCACCGGCCTCGCGCCCTTCGCCGAGCGTTTCCCCGACCGTGTCTACGACGTCGGCATCGCGGAGCAGCACGCCGTGGCCTCGGCCGCCGGTCTCGCCTTCGGCGGGCTGCATCCCGTCGTCGCCGTGTACGCGACGTTCATGGGGCGCGCCTTCGACCAGGTGCTCATGGACGTCGCTCTGCACCGCGCAGGCGTCACCTTCGTGCTCGATCGGGCGGGAGTCACCGGTCCCGACGGACCGAGCCACCACGGCATGTGGGACCTTGCGATGCTGCAGATCGTGCCGCACATCCGCATCGCCGCGCCGCGCGACGGCATACGGCTGAAGGAGGCGCTCGACGAGGCCGTCGAGGTCGACGACGCACCGACGGTCATCCGATTCCCGAAGGGCGAAGTGGCTCCCGAACTCCCGGCGATCGAACGCCTCGAAGACGGAGTGGATGTGCTCGCGCGGGCAGACGCCGAAGACGTGCTCCTCGTCGGCATCGGCCCGTTCGCCGCCCTCGCGATGGACGTCGCCGGCCGCCTGCGCGCCCAAGGCATCGGGGCGACGGTGATCGACCCGCGCTGGGCGATTCCCGTGCAGCCCTCCGTCGTCGAACTGGCGGCACGGCACCGCCTCGTCATCACCCTCGAGGACGGCATCCGTGTCGGAGGCATCGGCACGAGGGTGCGGCAGGTGCTGCGGGAGGCCGGCATCGACACCGCTGTCGACGAACTGGGGCTCCCCGACGAGTTCATCGATCACGCCTCGCGGGAGCAGGTGCTGGCGGATGCCGGCCTCACGGCGTCGAAGATCGCTCAGGACGTCGTGGCGCAGGTGCTCGGCACGCGCATCCCGGTGGCCAGGAACGCAGGCGAGACGGGTGCCATCGACCTCCCTCTGCACCAGCGACGCTGA
- the acnA gene encoding aconitate hydratase AcnA — MSTVNSFGAKSTLTVGSTDYEIFRIDTVPGFDKLPFSLKVLLENLLRTEDGANVTKAQIEALGSWDASAEPNTEIQFTPARVVMQDFTGVPCIVDLATMREAVTALGGDANKINPLSPAEMVIDHSVIADLFGREDALERNVEIEYERNGERYQFLRWGQTAFQDFKVVPPGTGIVHQVNIEHLAKVIYDRTVDGVLRAYPDTCVGTDSHTTMVNGLGVLGWGVGGIEAEAAMLGQPVSMLIPRVVGFKLTGEIPAGVTATDVVLTITDMLRKHGVVGKFVEFYGAGVASVPLANRATIGNMSPEFGSTAAIFPIDDVTLDYLRLTGRSEEAVALVEAYAKEQSLWHDPANEPQYSEYLELDLGTVVPSIAGPKRPQDRILLSEAKAQFEQDILNYATPSTSEDIVDLESKHSFPASDPGQVPGEEEPTTRPVHINSGAPANASKPVPVTTPSGDKYILDNGAVTLAAITSCTNTSNPSVMIAAGLLARKAREKGLKQKPWVKTTLGPGSKVVTDYYEKSGLDKDLEALGFYTVGYGCTICIGNSGPLIEEVSAAINENDLAVTAVLSGNRNFEGRISPDVKMNYLASPPLVVAYALAGSMHFDFETDALGTDAEGNDVFLKDIWPAPEEVQEIIDSSISRDQFIKQYSTVFDGDDRWRNLPTPTGPVFEWDENSTYVRKAPYFDGMELTPAPVTDITGARVLATLGDSVTTDHISPAGNIKAGTPAAQYLTEHGVAQKDFNSYGSRRGNHEVMIRGTFANIRLKNALVKAVNDGQQIEGGFTRDFTKPEGPQSYIYDAAMNYQAQGTPLVIFGGKEYGSGSSRDWAAKGTNLLGVKAVITESFERIHRSNLIGMGVVPLQFPAGESWESLGLDGTEIVSISGLEELNNGVTPKTVHVTATPSEHSPEGKQVVEFDAIVRIDTPGEADYYRNGGILQYVLRSLV; from the coding sequence GTGTCCACGGTGAACAGCTTCGGTGCCAAGAGCACCCTGACGGTCGGCAGCACCGACTACGAGATCTTCCGCATCGACACGGTGCCCGGTTTCGACAAGCTCCCCTTCAGCCTCAAGGTTCTCCTCGAGAACCTTCTCCGCACCGAGGACGGAGCCAACGTCACGAAGGCGCAGATCGAGGCGCTCGGGTCGTGGGATGCGTCGGCTGAGCCGAACACGGAGATCCAGTTCACGCCTGCGCGCGTGGTCATGCAGGACTTCACCGGTGTGCCCTGCATCGTCGACCTCGCCACGATGCGCGAGGCCGTCACGGCGCTCGGCGGCGACGCCAACAAGATCAATCCGCTCTCGCCGGCCGAGATGGTCATCGACCACTCGGTGATCGCCGACCTGTTCGGGCGCGAGGATGCGCTCGAGCGCAACGTCGAGATCGAGTACGAGCGCAACGGCGAGCGCTACCAGTTCCTGCGCTGGGGCCAGACCGCGTTCCAGGACTTCAAGGTCGTGCCCCCCGGCACCGGCATCGTGCACCAGGTCAACATCGAGCACCTGGCCAAGGTCATCTACGACCGCACGGTCGACGGCGTGCTCCGCGCCTACCCCGACACGTGCGTCGGCACCGACTCGCACACCACCATGGTCAACGGCCTCGGCGTGCTGGGTTGGGGCGTCGGCGGCATCGAGGCCGAGGCGGCGATGCTCGGACAGCCGGTGTCGATGCTCATCCCGCGGGTCGTCGGGTTCAAGCTCACGGGTGAGATCCCCGCGGGCGTGACCGCGACCGACGTGGTGCTCACGATCACCGACATGCTGCGCAAGCACGGCGTCGTCGGCAAGTTCGTCGAGTTCTACGGTGCGGGCGTCGCATCGGTGCCGCTCGCCAACCGCGCCACCATCGGCAACATGTCCCCCGAGTTCGGCTCGACCGCCGCGATCTTCCCGATCGACGACGTCACGCTCGACTACCTGCGTCTCACCGGTCGCAGCGAGGAGGCCGTCGCGCTGGTCGAGGCGTACGCCAAGGAGCAGTCGCTGTGGCACGACCCGGCCAACGAGCCTCAGTACAGCGAGTACCTCGAGCTCGACCTCGGCACCGTCGTTCCGTCGATCGCCGGCCCGAAGCGTCCGCAGGACCGCATCCTCCTCTCCGAGGCCAAGGCGCAGTTCGAGCAGGACATCTTGAACTACGCGACGCCGTCGACGAGCGAGGACATCGTCGACCTCGAGTCGAAGCACTCCTTCCCGGCCTCCGACCCCGGCCAGGTTCCCGGTGAGGAGGAGCCGACGACGCGCCCCGTGCACATCAACAGCGGCGCTCCGGCGAACGCGTCGAAGCCGGTGCCGGTCACCACGCCGTCGGGGGACAAGTACATCCTCGACAACGGCGCGGTCACCCTCGCTGCGATCACCTCGTGCACCAACACGTCGAACCCGTCGGTCATGATCGCGGCGGGTCTGCTGGCGCGCAAGGCGCGCGAGAAGGGCCTGAAGCAGAAGCCGTGGGTCAAGACCACGCTCGGCCCCGGCTCGAAGGTCGTCACCGACTACTACGAGAAGTCCGGACTCGACAAGGACCTCGAGGCGCTCGGCTTCTACACCGTCGGCTACGGCTGCACGATCTGCATCGGCAACTCGGGACCGTTGATCGAAGAGGTCTCCGCCGCGATCAACGAGAACGACCTGGCGGTCACCGCTGTGCTCTCGGGCAACCGCAACTTCGAGGGTCGTATCAGCCCCGATGTGAAGATGAACTACCTCGCGAGCCCGCCGCTGGTCGTCGCGTACGCCCTCGCCGGCTCGATGCACTTCGACTTCGAGACCGACGCGCTGGGCACGGATGCCGAGGGGAACGACGTGTTCCTCAAGGACATCTGGCCTGCTCCCGAGGAGGTGCAGGAGATCATCGATTCGTCGATCTCCCGCGACCAGTTCATCAAGCAGTACTCGACCGTCTTCGACGGCGACGACCGCTGGCGCAACCTCCCGACCCCGACCGGACCCGTGTTCGAGTGGGACGAGAACTCGACCTACGTGCGCAAGGCTCCGTACTTCGACGGCATGGAGCTGACCCCGGCGCCCGTCACCGACATCACCGGCGCGCGCGTGCTCGCGACGCTTGGTGACTCGGTCACGACCGACCACATCTCGCCCGCCGGCAACATCAAGGCGGGGACGCCCGCCGCGCAGTACCTCACCGAGCACGGCGTCGCGCAGAAGGACTTCAACTCCTACGGCTCGCGCCGCGGCAACCACGAGGTGATGATCCGTGGAACCTTCGCCAACATCCGTCTGAAGAACGCTCTGGTCAAGGCCGTCAACGACGGTCAGCAGATCGAGGGCGGCTTCACGCGCGACTTCACCAAGCCCGAGGGTCCGCAGTCGTACATCTACGACGCAGCGATGAACTATCAGGCACAGGGCACCCCGCTCGTGATCTTCGGCGGCAAGGAGTACGGTTCGGGCTCGTCGCGCGACTGGGCGGCCAAGGGCACCAACCTGCTCGGCGTCAAGGCGGTCATCACCGAGAGCTTCGAGCGCATCCACCGCTCGAACCTCATCGGCATGGGCGTCGTGCCGCTGCAGTTCCCTGCGGGTGAGAGCTGGGAGTCGCTGGGCCTCGACGGCACCGAGATCGTCTCGATCTCCGGCCTGGAGGAGCTCAACAACGGTGTCACCCCGAAGACCGTGCACGTGACGGCGACGCCGAGCGAGCACTCGCCCGAGGGCAAGCAGGTCGTCGAGTTCGACGCGATCGTCCGCATCGACACCCCTGGTGAGGCCGACTACTACCGCAACGGCGGCATCCTGCAGTACGTGCTGCGGTCGCTGGTCTGA
- a CDS encoding DUF3159 domain-containing protein — MPGPGDEKAPEAAEDDIREPRASEVLGAALGGAARRAGLDPADGASTQRVVWSAMGGWRGVLESVIPSLAFVVLFTIQPEPLILALGVSVGAAAVFTVIRLIQKSPPSAAIGGLVAAAAAAALALWTGRGQDNFVPGLITNAAYGTVLLVSALIGWSLIGLAIGFLMGEGTMWRRDRRKRRAFFWLGIAWAALFFARLAVQLPLYLAGDVTALGTLKLIMGLPLFAPLVAVTWLVVRALYPRASDAPAAPAA; from the coding sequence GTGCCGGGTCCGGGCGACGAGAAAGCGCCGGAGGCCGCGGAGGACGACATCCGTGAGCCGAGGGCGTCGGAGGTGCTCGGCGCCGCCCTCGGGGGAGCAGCGCGTCGCGCTGGTCTCGACCCGGCGGACGGCGCGTCGACGCAGCGGGTCGTGTGGTCGGCCATGGGCGGGTGGCGCGGCGTCCTCGAATCCGTCATTCCCAGCCTCGCGTTCGTCGTGCTCTTCACGATCCAGCCTGAGCCGTTGATCCTGGCGCTCGGAGTGTCCGTGGGGGCTGCGGCCGTGTTCACGGTCATCCGTCTCATTCAGAAGTCGCCGCCGTCGGCCGCGATCGGCGGCCTCGTCGCCGCGGCGGCTGCCGCCGCGCTCGCACTGTGGACCGGGCGCGGGCAGGACAACTTCGTGCCCGGGCTCATCACGAACGCCGCCTACGGAACCGTTCTCCTCGTGTCGGCCCTCATCGGCTGGTCGCTCATCGGCCTGGCCATCGGCTTCCTCATGGGGGAGGGCACGATGTGGCGGCGGGATCGCCGCAAACGCAGGGCGTTCTTCTGGCTGGGCATCGCGTGGGCCGCGTTGTTCTTCGCGCGTCTCGCGGTGCAGCTGCCGCTGTATCTCGCCGGCGACGTGACCGCGCTCGGGACGCTGAAGCTCATCATGGGCCTGCCGCTGTTCGCACCGCTGGTCGCAGTCACCTGGCTCGTCGTGCGTGCGCTCTACCCCCGCGCGTCGGATGCTCCCGCAGCTCCCGCGGCGTGA